A single genomic interval of Dyella sp. GSA-30 harbors:
- a CDS encoding LytTR family DNA-binding domain-containing protein, which produces MTSTVRGMVAEDEAPQRQALCAQLKAHWPTLDLLAICEDGDAARVAVAQYRPQVAFLDIRMPGTSGLDVALDVVAHGGLAVFITAYEDYAIRAFEAGAIDYLLKPIQDARLQQTIRRVQERLSRPTDGFAAQLEAVVRRLQPARPAPMRWITASVGDSVRMFDIDEVLYFQAQDKYVRVVTAGDEAIIRTPLKELLDMLDEDTFWQIHRGTIVRVSAIARLRKNELGRAELVLKQRAEVLAVGASYLHRFRGM; this is translated from the coding sequence ATGACCTCCACAGTACGCGGCATGGTGGCCGAGGACGAGGCACCGCAGCGCCAGGCGTTGTGTGCGCAACTCAAGGCGCACTGGCCGACGCTGGACCTGCTGGCCATCTGCGAGGACGGCGATGCCGCCAGGGTCGCCGTTGCGCAATATCGTCCGCAGGTGGCTTTTCTCGATATCCGCATGCCTGGCACCAGCGGGCTGGATGTCGCGCTCGATGTCGTCGCGCACGGTGGCCTGGCGGTTTTCATTACCGCCTACGAGGACTACGCGATCCGTGCCTTCGAGGCCGGCGCCATCGACTATCTGCTCAAGCCGATCCAGGATGCGCGGCTGCAACAGACGATACGACGCGTGCAGGAGCGCCTGAGCCGGCCCACAGACGGGTTTGCCGCCCAGCTCGAAGCGGTCGTGCGTCGCCTGCAGCCTGCCAGGCCTGCGCCGATGCGCTGGATCACCGCCAGCGTCGGCGACAGCGTGCGCATGTTCGATATCGACGAAGTGCTCTACTTTCAGGCGCAGGACAAGTACGTGCGGGTGGTGACCGCGGGCGACGAGGCAATTATCCGTACGCCGCTGAAGGAACTGCTCGACATGCTCGATGAAGACACCTTCTGGCAGATCCATCGCGGCACCATTGTGCGCGTGTCCGCGATCGCACGCTTGCGCAAGAACGAACTGGGGCGTGCGGAGCTTGTGCTCAAGCAGCGCGCGGAGGTGCTGGCCGTCGGCGCCAGTTACCTGCATCGTTTTCGGGGGATGTAG
- a CDS encoding DUF481 domain-containing protein gives MKKTLIASLVLAALASTVHAQDAGTPGGTASNAANNGGWSGSGEFGFASSRGNSRTDNANAKLTLNQENELWKNNFFFTGLRSKGEVQVQDNEGNTINRLSTTANRYDAGASVGFKLDPRSYIVGAARYDHDDFGANLWQGTVSIGYGYVALKNEKMELSFEIGPGYKEYRPADQQVTLPDGSIERVRQDSQSEPVARGLVNLKYRLTGNTALEDTLLMEAGTKNKYYQNDIGLSVSMTKKLAVKLGYQVRYNSDVQVGIKNTDTLATTNLVYNF, from the coding sequence ATGAAAAAGACCTTGATCGCCAGTTTGGTGCTCGCAGCCCTAGCGAGCACGGTTCACGCCCAAGATGCCGGTACGCCCGGTGGCACTGCTTCCAATGCGGCCAATAACGGCGGCTGGAGTGGTTCGGGCGAATTTGGTTTCGCCTCTTCGCGCGGCAATTCGCGTACGGACAACGCCAACGCCAAACTCACCCTCAACCAGGAAAACGAGCTGTGGAAGAACAATTTCTTCTTCACCGGTCTGCGTTCCAAGGGCGAGGTGCAGGTACAGGACAACGAAGGCAACACGATCAACCGCCTGAGCACCACCGCCAACCGTTACGACGCCGGCGCCTCGGTCGGCTTCAAGCTCGACCCACGCAGCTATATCGTGGGTGCGGCGCGTTACGACCATGACGATTTTGGCGCCAACCTGTGGCAGGGCACCGTTTCGATCGGCTACGGCTACGTGGCGCTGAAGAACGAAAAGATGGAGCTCTCGTTCGAAATCGGTCCCGGTTACAAGGAATATCGCCCCGCCGACCAGCAGGTCACCCTGCCCGATGGTTCGATCGAGCGCGTGCGTCAGGACAGCCAAAGCGAACCGGTGGCGCGCGGCCTGGTCAACCTGAAGTACCGCCTCACCGGCAACACGGCGTTGGAAGACACGCTGCTGATGGAAGCGGGCACCAAGAACAAGTATTACCAGAACGATATCGGGCTCTCGGTCAGCATGACCAAGAAGCTTGCGGTCAAGTTGGGCTATCAGGTTCGCTACAACAGCGACGTGCAGGTCGGTATCAAGAACACCGATACGTTGGCGACGACGAATCTGGTTTACAACTTCTGA
- the hemC gene encoding hydroxymethylbilane synthase, with the protein MNPSILRIATRKSALALWQAEHVAAELRAAHPSLHFELVPLTTRGDEILDKPLATIGGKGLFLKELEVAMLEGRADLAVHSLKDVPADLEPGFTLPAILPRADAADAFVSNDYDHLAALPQGARVGTSSLRRQAQLRAVRPDLVLLDLRGNVGTRLNKLDAGDYDAIILACAGLERLGLASRIRSRLTSPDWLPAPGQAAIAIEARSDQPAVLELLRALDDEETRWTVSAERSMNRALGGSCTVPVGGWCVVTEHGLHLRGMVGDAQSGRLLHAALEGRSDDAEGLGQRVAEALFLQGAGELLAGH; encoded by the coding sequence ATGAATCCTTCCATCCTGCGCATCGCCACCCGCAAGAGCGCGCTCGCCTTGTGGCAAGCCGAGCATGTAGCCGCCGAACTGCGTGCCGCGCATCCGTCGCTGCATTTCGAACTGGTACCGCTGACGACGCGCGGCGACGAAATCCTCGATAAGCCCCTGGCTACCATCGGTGGCAAAGGACTGTTCCTGAAGGAGCTCGAGGTGGCCATGCTCGAAGGCCGCGCCGACCTGGCCGTGCATTCGCTCAAGGATGTCCCCGCCGATCTGGAACCGGGCTTTACCTTGCCGGCAATCCTGCCCCGCGCCGATGCCGCCGATGCCTTTGTCAGCAACGACTACGACCACCTGGCGGCGCTGCCCCAAGGCGCACGTGTCGGCACGTCGTCGCTGCGACGCCAGGCCCAATTGCGCGCCGTGCGACCGGATCTGGTGCTGCTCGACCTGCGCGGCAATGTCGGCACGCGTCTGAACAAGCTCGACGCCGGCGACTACGACGCGATCATCCTTGCCTGCGCAGGACTCGAACGCCTCGGTCTTGCCTCGCGCATTCGCAGCCGCCTGACCTCTCCCGACTGGCTGCCCGCCCCTGGCCAGGCGGCCATCGCCATCGAGGCCCGCAGCGATCAACCGGCGGTACTGGAGCTGCTCCGCGCTCTCGACGATGAGGAAACCCGCTGGACGGTCAGCGCGGAACGCTCGATGAATCGCGCCCTCGGCGGCAGCTGTACCGTACCGGTGGGCGGCTGGTGCGTAGTGACCGAACACGGCTTGCACCTGCGCGGCATGGTCGGCGATGCGCAAAGCGGGCGCCTGCTGCACGCCGCGCTCGAAGGGCGTAGCGACGATGCCGAAGGGTTGGGGCAGCGCGTGGCTGAAGCGCTATTCCTGCAAGGAGCTGGGGAGCTGCTTGCGGGGCATTGA
- a CDS encoding histidine kinase gives MLLGILSPMRDTSRPLTDNAPLPDFCSLPVIFALLVIGALTATVVWLAASGMSWSGYSLCVLFIEWLMLVLGLTLCKLRPWLQRLRGTLSYVGAWLWILLIVAPASALAHWVTTSLRMEALQTSNLAFVRDSVLIAALLGAAVLRYFYVLAQWQARLEAASRAQVDALQARIRPHFLFNSMNTVAALVRVDPDAAERTVEDLSELFRAALGQHQSRDGTMADELALVDRYLAIEQLRLGERLQVRRELDALPADYPLPRLLLQPLVENAVRHGIQPSREGGQIVLRGYRENKSLVIDIENPLAATPSEPGTGHGLDNVRQRIAYRYGPRARVDAGPRDGRFCVRVQLPETP, from the coding sequence ATGCTCTTGGGCATACTGTCGCCCATGCGCGACACCAGCCGCCCCCTCACCGATAACGCACCGCTGCCGGATTTCTGCAGTCTTCCGGTGATCTTCGCCTTGCTGGTGATCGGCGCGTTGACTGCCACCGTGGTCTGGCTCGCCGCCAGCGGCATGAGTTGGAGCGGCTACTCTCTGTGTGTACTGTTTATCGAGTGGTTGATGCTGGTGCTCGGTCTCACGCTATGCAAGTTACGGCCCTGGTTGCAGCGACTGCGTGGAACACTGTCGTATGTCGGCGCATGGCTGTGGATTCTGCTGATCGTCGCGCCGGCCAGCGCGCTGGCTCACTGGGTGACAACGTCCTTACGGATGGAGGCGCTGCAAACCAGCAATCTTGCCTTCGTGCGCGACAGCGTCCTGATCGCTGCACTGTTGGGTGCGGCCGTGCTGCGTTACTTCTACGTGCTGGCGCAGTGGCAGGCGCGTCTTGAAGCGGCCAGCCGCGCTCAGGTGGACGCCCTGCAAGCACGCATTCGTCCGCACTTTCTGTTCAACAGCATGAATACGGTGGCCGCCCTGGTGCGGGTCGATCCGGATGCGGCAGAACGCACGGTAGAAGATCTTTCTGAATTGTTCCGCGCGGCACTTGGCCAGCACCAGTCGCGCGACGGCACGATGGCCGACGAGCTCGCCCTGGTCGATCGCTATCTGGCTATCGAGCAGTTGCGCCTGGGCGAGCGACTGCAAGTGCGGCGCGAGCTGGATGCCCTGCCCGCCGATTACCCCTTGCCGCGCTTGTTGTTGCAGCCGCTAGTGGAGAATGCCGTACGCCATGGCATTCAGCCGTCGCGCGAAGGTGGCCAGATCGTGCTGCGCGGCTACCGCGAGAACAAGAGTCTGGTGATCGATATCGAAAATCCGCTCGCCGCCACGCCTTCCGAACCGGGCACCGGGCACGGCCTGGACAATGTCCGCCAACGTATCGCCTATCGGTACGGCCCGCGCGCACGCGTCGATGCGGGGCCGCGTGATGGGCGCTTTTGTGTGCGCGTGCAATTGCCGGAAACACCTTGA
- a CDS encoding histidine kinase yields MPIRPSLDQPLPPAMLASGNGWWVRYRHYPVFSRRWWLGRCVRFGAVSAVWALMSALGVWFVSRNMQAGLQGALPLFVACITITCLGPTLATIVRHQAWPDVWERVALVLAILVGVAASLAVNRWASWSIMEAFRSAHMAPPARPSAAGAGSAALVGVFTLINAAIYGMLGGGMALYAYLEEQRRWENSARDSELKAAHEQRQQAEWQLGLLQAQVEPHFLFNTFASMRALIRSEPDRAEHAIDTLVDYLRATIPRLREQDGSIASSLGEQLDLCADYLELMHVRSGGRLGYQVNVDTALRSRRFPPLLLLTLVENAIKHGIEGRPGPGTVSLDAQRTEHGLRVSVADDGLGLRLGPGQGVGLHNLRRQLMARYAGHATFELRNREGGGAVAILDVPDEGEA; encoded by the coding sequence ATGCCGATCCGTCCATCGCTCGACCAGCCTTTGCCCCCTGCCATGCTCGCAAGCGGCAATGGCTGGTGGGTCCGTTATCGCCACTATCCGGTCTTCAGCCGCCGCTGGTGGCTGGGCCGTTGCGTGCGCTTCGGCGCGGTCAGCGCGGTATGGGCATTGATGAGCGCGCTGGGCGTATGGTTCGTTTCGCGCAATATGCAAGCCGGTCTGCAAGGCGCGCTCCCGCTCTTTGTGGCGTGCATCACCATCACCTGTCTTGGGCCGACCCTCGCCACCATCGTCCGTCATCAAGCGTGGCCGGATGTTTGGGAACGCGTTGCGCTGGTTCTGGCCATCCTTGTCGGCGTCGCCGCCAGCCTTGCCGTCAATCGATGGGCGTCGTGGTCCATCATGGAAGCCTTCCGGTCCGCGCATATGGCGCCGCCTGCCCGTCCTTCTGCGGCCGGTGCCGGATCGGCCGCATTGGTCGGGGTATTTACACTGATCAATGCGGCTATCTACGGCATGCTGGGAGGAGGCATGGCGTTGTATGCCTATCTGGAAGAACAACGGCGCTGGGAAAACTCGGCGCGCGACAGCGAACTTAAAGCAGCGCACGAGCAACGCCAGCAGGCCGAATGGCAGCTCGGACTGTTGCAGGCGCAGGTCGAGCCGCATTTCCTGTTCAACACCTTCGCCTCGATGCGCGCGCTGATCCGCAGTGAACCCGATCGCGCCGAACACGCCATCGACACCTTGGTGGATTACCTGCGCGCCACCATTCCGCGCCTGCGTGAACAGGACGGCAGCATCGCCAGCAGCCTGGGCGAGCAACTGGATCTGTGCGCGGACTATCTCGAATTGATGCACGTGCGTAGCGGTGGACGGCTCGGTTACCAAGTGAACGTCGATACTGCGTTGCGCAGCCGTCGCTTTCCGCCACTGTTGCTATTGACGCTGGTGGAGAACGCGATCAAGCACGGTATCGAAGGCCGCCCGGGGCCGGGTACGGTGAGTCTGGACGCGCAACGCACAGAGCATGGCCTGCGTGTCAGCGTTGCCGATGATGGGCTCGGCTTGCGCCTTGGTCCCGGTCAGGGCGTGGGCCTGCATAATCTGCGCAGGCAACTGATGGCCCGTTATGCGGGCCATGCGACGTTCGAGTTGCGCAACCGCGAAGGCGGCGGTGCGGTGGCGATTCTCGATGTCCCGGATGAGGGCGAGGCATGA
- a CDS encoding prolyl oligopeptidase family serine peptidase, producing the protein MRRMFVAGLAALAALPSAFAQSAAGGPLDLETIMANPDWIGAAVEQPYWSADGHAVYYALKRDDSKVRDLYRVDVASGQSSKLDAAAQAQADGPSVFDREHRYAAFVRHGDIFLVELSSGRRLQVTRTPEIESAPRFSSDGRALQFRQANTWFSYDIAARVVAPAAQLKFADDPKDKDKKTNDLTDDQLRLFKALRQNKADKDGLRDNDDALAAVDPTRAPEPIYLGDKADLLDAELSPDGRWMLLVTQPKDASEGKKPQVTHYVTDSGYATQQETRVYVGRNDPTPQSLLLVDLNQRKSYPLATGDLPGIKDDPLKALRAKAIAELEKNGKKDQAKALKAPDERAIRIVADADDGGGGGIVWSDDGHNLAIQLRAIDNKDRWIASVDFAKHALVNQHRLHDDAWINWNFNDFGWLKDNRTLWYMSEETGYSQLYTKTLDGKARALTQGKFEVSHPQLSDDGQWFYVRSNKVAPYSYDVYRVPSNGGELSRLTQYQGMDDFLLSPDSKQLAVLHSSPYVLAQLAVQDAAGGTPRELTSTMKPAFSAHAWIAPQIVEVASSHGAGSIWAKYYGPADPAAAAGRPAVIFVHGAGYLQNVTLSWSNYFREQMFHNLLVQQGYVVLDMDYRASEGYGRAWRTAIYRQMGHPELEDLLDGKAWLVKQHGIDGKRIGIYGGSYGGFMTEMALLRAPGEFAAGAALRPVSDWRLYNHEYTGDILNDPQLDPESYRISSPIEFADKLQDPLLIQHGIIDDNVLAEDSIRLYQRFIELHKKNFWISLYPMERHGFVHPDSWHDEYRRIDELFETYVKPAK; encoded by the coding sequence ATGCGCCGAATGTTTGTCGCCGGCCTGGCCGCCTTGGCCGCGCTGCCGTCTGCCTTTGCCCAGTCCGCTGCAGGCGGCCCGCTGGACCTGGAAACCATCATGGCCAATCCGGACTGGATCGGCGCCGCGGTCGAGCAGCCGTACTGGAGTGCGGACGGCCATGCCGTGTACTACGCGCTCAAGCGCGACGACAGCAAGGTGCGCGACCTGTATCGCGTCGACGTGGCCAGCGGACAGTCGAGCAAGCTCGATGCCGCGGCACAGGCGCAGGCCGATGGCCCGTCGGTGTTCGACCGCGAGCATCGTTACGCGGCATTCGTGCGTCATGGCGACATTTTCCTGGTCGAGCTTTCCAGCGGCCGGCGCCTGCAGGTCACCCGGACGCCGGAAATCGAATCGGCACCGCGCTTTTCCAGCGACGGTCGTGCGCTGCAATTTCGCCAGGCCAATACGTGGTTCAGCTATGACATCGCCGCCCGGGTGGTCGCGCCGGCCGCGCAGCTGAAGTTTGCCGACGACCCGAAAGACAAGGACAAGAAAACCAACGACCTGACCGATGACCAACTGCGTCTGTTCAAGGCATTGCGCCAGAACAAGGCTGACAAGGACGGCCTGCGCGACAATGACGACGCGCTGGCAGCGGTCGACCCGACTCGTGCGCCCGAGCCGATCTATCTGGGCGACAAGGCCGACCTGCTCGATGCCGAGCTATCACCGGATGGTCGTTGGATGCTCCTGGTCACCCAGCCCAAGGACGCCAGCGAGGGCAAGAAGCCGCAAGTCACCCATTACGTCACCGACTCGGGTTACGCCACGCAACAGGAAACGCGCGTCTACGTGGGTCGCAACGATCCCACGCCGCAGTCGCTGTTGTTGGTCGATCTGAACCAGCGTAAGAGCTATCCGCTGGCTACCGGCGACCTGCCCGGCATCAAGGACGATCCGCTCAAGGCGCTGCGCGCCAAGGCCATCGCGGAGCTGGAGAAGAACGGCAAGAAAGACCAGGCCAAAGCGCTCAAGGCACCGGACGAGCGTGCCATTCGCATCGTTGCCGACGCGGACGACGGCGGTGGCGGCGGCATCGTGTGGAGCGACGACGGTCACAACCTCGCCATCCAGCTGCGCGCGATCGACAACAAGGATCGCTGGATCGCCAGCGTCGACTTCGCCAAGCATGCGCTGGTCAATCAGCACCGTCTGCACGACGATGCCTGGATCAACTGGAACTTCAACGATTTCGGTTGGCTCAAGGACAACCGCACGCTGTGGTACATGAGCGAAGAAACCGGCTATTCGCAGCTCTATACCAAGACGCTTGACGGCAAGGCGCGTGCGCTTACCCAGGGCAAGTTCGAAGTCAGCCATCCGCAGCTATCGGACGATGGCCAGTGGTTCTACGTGCGCTCCAACAAGGTCGCTCCGTACAGCTACGACGTCTATCGCGTGCCTAGCAATGGCGGCGAGCTGTCGCGTCTGACTCAATACCAGGGTATGGACGATTTCCTGCTGTCGCCGGATAGCAAGCAATTGGCCGTACTGCATTCGTCGCCTTATGTGCTGGCGCAGCTTGCCGTGCAGGATGCCGCCGGCGGTACGCCGCGCGAATTGACCAGCACCATGAAGCCGGCGTTTAGCGCGCACGCATGGATCGCACCGCAGATCGTCGAAGTGGCGTCCTCGCACGGCGCCGGATCGATCTGGGCCAAGTACTACGGCCCGGCCGATCCGGCCGCGGCCGCCGGCCGGCCCGCGGTGATCTTCGTGCATGGCGCGGGTTACCTGCAGAACGTCACCTTGTCGTGGTCGAACTACTTCCGCGAGCAGATGTTCCACAACCTGCTGGTGCAGCAAGGTTATGTCGTGCTCGACATGGACTACCGCGCCTCCGAGGGCTACGGCCGCGCGTGGCGTACCGCGATCTATCGTCAGATGGGTCATCCGGAGCTGGAAGACCTGCTCGACGGCAAGGCGTGGCTGGTCAAGCAGCACGGTATCGACGGCAAGCGCATCGGCATCTATGGCGGCAGCTACGGCGGCTTTATGACCGAGATGGCCTTGCTGCGTGCACCGGGCGAATTCGCCGCGGGCGCGGCCCTGCGTCCGGTCAGCGACTGGCGCCTGTACAACCACGAGTACACCGGAGACATACTCAACGACCCGCAGCTCGATCCGGAGAGCTATCGCATCAGCTCGCCGATCGAGTTCGCCGACAAGCTGCAGGATCCGCTCCTGATCCAGCACGGCATCATTGACGACAACGTGCTGGCGGAAGATTCGATCCGCCTGTATCAGCGTTTCATCGAGCTGCACAAGAAGAACTTCTGGATTTCGCTGTATCCGATGGAGCGGCACGGGTTCGTGCATCCTGATTCGTGGCATGACGAATATCGGCGAATCGATGAGTTGTTCGAGACGTATGTGAAGCCTGCGAAGTAG
- a CDS encoding carboxylesterase, with product MTLPTVERETAAQPVYSIIWLHGLGADGNDFAPIVPELIAPNWPALRFVFPHAPVRPVTINGGMPMRAWYDIVGIDLLLRQDESGMRASIEAVEALIAQENARGVPDERIVLAGFSQGGAIALAAGLRHAKPLAGIIALSTYLPMQEHFPAERSQTNASIPIFWGHGTGDPIVALSRGVASRDLLQSLGYKVEWHTYPMPHSVCAEEIADLRDWLGKRFA from the coding sequence ATGACCTTGCCGACCGTCGAACGCGAAACCGCCGCCCAGCCGGTTTACAGCATTATCTGGCTGCATGGCCTGGGCGCCGACGGCAACGACTTCGCACCGATCGTGCCCGAGCTGATCGCGCCCAACTGGCCTGCGCTGCGCTTCGTCTTTCCGCACGCGCCGGTGCGGCCGGTCACGATCAACGGCGGCATGCCGATGCGCGCCTGGTACGACATCGTCGGCATCGATCTGCTGCTGCGTCAGGACGAGTCCGGCATGCGCGCGTCGATCGAAGCGGTCGAAGCACTGATCGCCCAGGAAAATGCCCGCGGTGTCCCGGATGAGCGCATCGTGCTGGCCGGCTTTTCCCAGGGCGGCGCCATCGCGCTGGCCGCCGGCCTGCGCCATGCCAAACCGCTGGCCGGCATCATTGCGCTGTCCACCTATCTGCCGATGCAGGAGCATTTTCCGGCGGAACGTAGCCAGACCAACGCATCGATACCGATTTTCTGGGGCCACGGCACGGGCGACCCGATCGTCGCCCTGAGCCGCGGCGTCGCCTCCCGCGATCTGTTGCAATCGCTGGGCTACAAGGTGGAATGGCACACCTATCCGATGCCGCATTCCGTCTGTGCGGAAGAAATCGCCGATCTGCGCGACTGGCTTGGTAAGCGCTTCGCCTGA
- a CDS encoding LytTR family DNA-binding domain-containing protein, which yields MRVLIVDDEPLARARLAALLGECDNIVIAGSVADGDAALNELDTSQPDLLLLDINMPGIDGIALARRLASRGRPQVIFCTAYENHAVQAFDLGAIDYLLKPVRLERLRDALERARLRLNHAPRESTRYLRGRQHGEQVRIALDEVICLLAEEKYVVVQHRAGQLLLDESLRQLEEAYPEHLVRLHRNCLVPTQRLLGLRTLTDGRVLARLGGTELTPEVSRRNLPALRKLLRMG from the coding sequence CTGCGCGTGCTCATCGTCGACGACGAGCCGCTGGCGCGCGCGCGCCTGGCAGCATTGCTGGGCGAATGCGACAACATCGTGATCGCCGGTAGCGTCGCTGACGGCGACGCAGCGTTGAACGAGCTCGACACCTCACAGCCCGATCTGCTCTTGCTGGACATCAACATGCCCGGCATCGACGGCATTGCATTGGCCAGGCGCCTGGCCAGTCGCGGGCGCCCGCAGGTGATCTTCTGCACGGCGTACGAAAACCATGCGGTGCAGGCGTTCGACCTGGGCGCGATCGACTATTTGCTCAAACCCGTGCGCCTCGAACGCCTGCGCGACGCGCTGGAACGCGCCCGTCTTCGTCTCAACCATGCCCCGCGCGAGTCGACCCGCTATCTGCGTGGCCGCCAGCATGGCGAACAGGTGCGCATCGCGCTGGACGAAGTGATCTGCCTGCTGGCCGAAGAAAAATATGTTGTCGTCCAGCATCGCGCCGGCCAGCTATTGCTGGACGAATCGCTGCGCCAGCTCGAAGAAGCCTATCCCGAGCATCTGGTCCGCCTGCATCGCAACTGCCTGGTACCGACCCAGCGCCTGCTTGGGCTGAGAACCCTGACCGACGGACGGGTGCTAGCGCGTCTGGGCGGTACCGAGCTGACGCCGGAGGTCAGCCGGCGCAACCTGCCCGCACTGCGCAAGCTGCTGCGAATGGGCTGA
- a CDS encoding serine hydrolase domain-containing protein, whose translation MKHVRKILFGACVAYAGTATAMADDQLQHVLEQRFSGDRTGVCVEAAMIDHDHVARGAVCADPSQHDRIGARSAFEIGSVSKTMTAALLAGLILQHKASLDDPLSAWLPAGSKVPDFDGQPILLRHVVTHTSGLPGLPSRMHPADPANPYADLDDATLLASLGDVKLQQAPGAQFAYSNYAMMLLSSALARRTGTDLESLLRERLFGPLGMKHAYIAKAPEGVVPATGHYPNGTVAPAWAFSTNLAGVGGVRATLDDMIRYVQGELGQGKIDAATLAALRLTQQPVKTASGRPMAMNWMLPKLGQATMVMHEGGTGGFSSLVAFDPASQRGVVLLADTSLTNTGGLGDVALPLLDPTVPLRHPRRSVTAPPALLDALTGDYRLQNGMIMTLRHKGDALTVQVPGQPEFTMGYDSVGDFYPLKLDALLHPDGHDRFLWKQGGGAMSAERVVAPATKTP comes from the coding sequence ATGAAACACGTACGGAAGATCCTGTTCGGTGCCTGCGTGGCGTATGCGGGCACGGCAACCGCGATGGCCGACGATCAACTGCAGCACGTGCTCGAACAGCGCTTTTCGGGCGATCGCACGGGTGTGTGCGTGGAAGCGGCGATGATCGACCACGATCATGTCGCACGCGGCGCGGTCTGTGCCGATCCCTCGCAACATGACCGCATCGGCGCACGCAGCGCCTTTGAAATCGGTTCGGTCAGCAAGACCATGACCGCGGCCTTGCTGGCCGGGCTGATCCTGCAGCACAAGGCATCGCTCGACGATCCGTTGTCCGCGTGGTTGCCGGCAGGCAGCAAGGTGCCCGATTTCGACGGCCAGCCGATCCTCTTGCGGCATGTGGTGACGCATACCTCGGGCTTGCCGGGCCTGCCCTCGCGCATGCATCCGGCCGACCCGGCCAATCCCTATGCCGATCTGGACGACGCGACGCTGCTCGCCTCGCTGGGCGACGTAAAGCTGCAGCAGGCGCCGGGCGCGCAGTTCGCTTACTCCAACTACGCGATGATGTTGCTCTCCTCCGCGCTGGCCCGGCGTACCGGTACCGACCTGGAGAGCCTGCTGCGGGAACGCCTGTTCGGCCCACTCGGCATGAAGCATGCCTACATCGCCAAAGCGCCCGAGGGCGTCGTTCCAGCGACGGGGCACTACCCGAACGGCACGGTCGCGCCCGCATGGGCGTTCTCGACCAACCTGGCGGGTGTCGGCGGTGTGCGTGCGACCCTGGACGACATGATCCGCTACGTGCAGGGCGAGCTTGGCCAGGGCAAGATCGATGCTGCCACGCTGGCGGCGTTGCGACTGACGCAGCAGCCGGTAAAGACGGCCTCGGGCCGACCGATGGCCATGAACTGGATGCTACCCAAGCTTGGCCAGGCCACCATGGTGATGCATGAAGGTGGTACGGGCGGATTCTCCTCGCTGGTGGCCTTCGACCCGGCCAGCCAACGCGGCGTGGTGCTGTTGGCCGACACGTCGCTTACCAACACGGGCGGCCTGGGCGACGTGGCCCTCCCGCTGCTCGATCCGACCGTGCCATTGCGTCATCCACGCCGCAGCGTCACCGCGCCGCCTGCATTGCTCGACGCGTTGACCGGCGACTATCGCTTGCAAAACGGCATGATCATGACGCTGCGGCACAAAGGCGATGCGCTGACGGTGCAGGTGCCGGGCCAGCCGGAATTCACCATGGGCTACGACAGCGTTGGCGATTTCTATCCGCTGAAGCTCGATGCCCTGCTGCATCCAGACGGCCATGACCGCTTTCTCTGGAAGCAAGGCGGTGGCGCGATGTCCGCCGAGCGTGTGGTAGCGCCAGCCACGAAGACACCGTGA
- a CDS encoding relaxation protein, giving the protein MQQQELEVLIGHAAVLMEQFERRCENIERHLHSLGQQLPAIIKQSADGSLQSLPSQVMGQVRDGLERPVQDYQQRLRTAGSEVGAEVSALAQQLKRMEQLHRMLIWKVIGVSAMSLLLLLGGGAWLAMHYADVIKQNQMSADLVSVYNHADVTICDGHLCANVDPKGKRYGEHGEYLSVKAR; this is encoded by the coding sequence ATGCAGCAACAAGAGTTGGAAGTGCTGATCGGCCATGCCGCGGTATTGATGGAGCAGTTCGAACGCCGTTGCGAAAACATCGAACGGCATCTGCACAGTCTCGGCCAGCAGTTGCCGGCGATCATCAAGCAGTCGGCAGACGGTTCGTTGCAAAGCCTGCCGAGCCAGGTCATGGGCCAGGTGCGGGATGGCCTGGAGCGCCCGGTACAGGATTATCAGCAACGCCTGCGCACCGCCGGCAGCGAAGTCGGCGCGGAAGTGAGCGCATTGGCGCAACAGCTCAAGCGCATGGAGCAACTGCATCGCATGCTGATCTGGAAAGTGATCGGCGTATCGGCAATGTCCCTGCTCTTGCTACTGGGCGGCGGGGCGTGGCTGGCGATGCATTATGCCGACGTGATCAAGCAGAACCAGATGTCGGCAGATCTGGTAAGCGTGTACAACCATGCCGATGTGACGATTTGCGACGGCCATCTTTGTGCGAACGTCGATCCGAAAGGCAAGCGATACGGCGAGCATGGCGAGTATCTGAGCGTCAAGGCGCGGTAG